The following proteins are co-located in the Chloroflexota bacterium genome:
- a CDS encoding Crp/Fnr family transcriptional regulator — protein MSRKHIKAASIFQGLSDEHLAAFEAIGKTQMVERWTRIFNEGDPARNLYIVGTGRVALEVALERPDGSHTPRTTVASLGPGDAFGISALVEPHVLTMSAYAVEPSELLLFEGHKLRDILEGNKAVGYVVMRNLAQVLEKRLAGAREAFVYDRALLRRQMSDS, from the coding sequence ATGTCTAGAAAGCACATCAAGGCCGCCTCTATCTTTCAAGGATTGAGCGACGAGCATCTCGCCGCTTTTGAGGCCATCGGCAAGACGCAGATGGTGGAGCGGTGGACCCGCATCTTCAACGAGGGCGACCCTGCGCGAAACCTCTACATCGTCGGGACGGGGCGCGTGGCGCTGGAGGTGGCCCTGGAGCGGCCGGACGGCAGCCATACGCCGCGCACCACGGTGGCGAGCCTTGGGCCGGGAGACGCCTTCGGCATCTCAGCCCTAGTGGAGCCCCACGTGCTGACCATGTCCGCCTACGCCGTGGAGCCGAGCGAGCTTCTGCTCTTTGAGGGCCACAAGCTGCGGGATATCCTGGAAGGGAACAAGGCCGTGGGCTATGTGGTGATGCGCAACCTGGCCCAGGTCCTGGAAAAGCGTCTGGCCGGCGCCAGGGAGGCCTTTGTCTATGACCGTGCCCTGCTGCGACGGCAGATGAGCGATTCTTAG
- a CDS encoding VOC family protein encodes MIKTQGLTHIQLTVRDVNRSLKFYQGVFGMEVQYWHGSKMVFLRTPGAKDTITLAQAGKGSAIAGGGVVHFGFRRAESQSLDEAIRAVVAAGGKFIERGEHAPGRPYAYVADLDGYTIEL; translated from the coding sequence ATGATTAAAACCCAAGGCTTGACCCATATCCAGCTCACGGTGAGGGATGTGAACCGCTCCCTGAAGTTCTACCAGGGTGTCTTCGGCATGGAAGTGCAGTACTGGCACGGCTCAAAGATGGTCTTCCTGCGGACGCCCGGGGCTAAGGACACCATCACCCTTGCCCAAGCGGGCAAGGGATCGGCCATCGCGGGCGGCGGCGTGGTGCACTTCGGTTTCCGTCGAGCGGAGAGCCAAAGCCTTGACGAGGCGATAAGGGCCGTCGTCGCGGCCGGAGGCAAATTCATTGAGCGCGGCGAACATGCGCCGGGCCGCCCATACGCCTATGTGGCTGACTTGGACGGCTACACCATCGAGCTCTAA
- a CDS encoding helix-turn-helix transcriptional regulator encodes MAQLAVHVADAHRMMTHARAVPGGIEVTYADGAAGLVPLAALPEVRGDVAVSTIELPNPYLLIVRGASGKVAEMPWDFVRHFCDASHRPKAERSAVRGRQAMGYRLRTMREEAGFTQDRLARAAKVGRVTLLRIERGEQSPRFATLAAIAKALKRPLRDLLVS; translated from the coding sequence GTGGCTCAGCTAGCAGTTCACGTCGCGGATGCCCACCGTATGATGACGCATGCCCGAGCGGTTCCAGGCGGCATCGAAGTGACCTATGCGGATGGCGCAGCCGGTCTTGTGCCCCTCGCCGCTCTGCCTGAGGTACGCGGTGACGTGGCTGTCAGCACTATCGAACTCCCCAATCCCTACCTCCTCATTGTCCGCGGCGCATCGGGCAAGGTTGCCGAAATGCCCTGGGACTTTGTCCGCCACTTCTGTGATGCCTCCCACCGTCCCAAGGCGGAACGCAGCGCAGTGCGCGGCAGGCAGGCCATGGGCTACCGCCTGAGGACGATGCGCGAAGAGGCGGGCTTCACCCAAGATAGGCTTGCTAGAGCCGCAAAGGTCGGGAGGGTGACGCTCCTGCGCATCGAGCGTGGCGAACAGTCGCCTCGCTTTGCTACCCTAGCGGCGATAGCCAAAGCCCTCAAGCGCCCCCTTCGCGACCTGCTCGTGAGCTAG
- a CDS encoding JAB domain-containing protein has protein sequence MVQELTLSQNEVLPRIRDLPNGDCPRERLLQFGPGVLSNAELLAILLRTGVEGENVLAVAQRLLSRFGGLRGIATASYGEMSGERGISEAKYCQVAAAMELGRRLASLSGEDRPFITSPKDVAALLMAEMALLSQEQLKTVLLSTKRQLIGVRDIYVGTVNTSLVRTAEVFRPAIRENAPGIVIVHNHPSGDPTPSQQDIDLTRQLAEAGRLLNIELMDHIIIGHTTWVSMKEKGVGF, from the coding sequence ATGGTGCAGGAATTGACCCTTTCCCAAAACGAAGTCTTGCCGCGCATCCGGGACCTGCCCAATGGCGATTGTCCCCGGGAGCGCTTGCTCCAATTCGGCCCAGGCGTCCTGAGCAACGCCGAGCTGCTTGCTATCCTCCTTCGCACCGGGGTGGAGGGCGAAAACGTTCTGGCAGTGGCCCAGCGCCTCCTTTCGCGCTTCGGCGGTTTGCGGGGCATCGCCACGGCCAGCTACGGCGAGATGAGCGGCGAGCGCGGCATCAGCGAGGCGAAATACTGCCAGGTCGCCGCGGCGATGGAGCTTGGCCGGCGGCTGGCCTCCCTCAGCGGAGAGGATAGGCCGTTCATCACCTCTCCCAAGGACGTCGCCGCCCTGCTGATGGCGGAGATGGCCCTTCTGAGCCAGGAACAGCTGAAGACCGTCCTGCTCTCCACCAAGCGCCAGCTCATCGGCGTCCGCGATATCTACGTGGGCACCGTCAACACCTCGCTGGTGCGCACGGCGGAGGTCTTTCGCCCGGCCATCAGGGAGAACGCCCCCGGCATCGTCATCGTCCACAACCATCCGTCGGGCGATCCCACGCCCAGCCAGCAAGACATTGACCTCACGCGACAGCTTGCCGAGGCAGGCCGCCTCCTCAACATCGAGTTGATGGACCACATCATCATCGGGCACACGACGTGGGTGAGTATGAAAGAGAAAGGCGTAGGCTTTTAG
- the amrB gene encoding AmmeMemoRadiSam system protein B codes for MPPHPKLRPIDVKRIVDNGQPYFVLRDPLGISSQMAVMPEAIGPLLAKCDGTRDTSALAAAFHLETGYPMTAAQAGQIIEGLSQGLLLDDERFKQALEEARRDYLSRPFRQPALTDKVYPADPGELEATMRRYIQEAGGRPGTAASRFVGVISPHIDYHRGWKTYAQVWSQAAPAIAEAELVVIFGTDHAGSAGRLTLTRQSYATPWGILPTSQAIVNELAEAIGQERAFAEELHHKNEHSIELAAIWLHYFMRPRRCEVVPILCGSFHEFIAGMDDPQSYEPFQQAMAVLQRAAAGKRTVVVAAADLAHVGPNFGDAYPWSPPLRAGLKATDASLMNAVTQGDHAGFFQRVKQDFDQHKVCGLPPIYLTLRMLDGATGHSMGYDQCPADEQRASLVSIAGAVIAKEAS; via the coding sequence ATGCCGCCTCACCCGAAGCTTCGCCCGATAGACGTTAAGCGCATCGTTGATAATGGGCAGCCGTACTTTGTCCTGCGCGACCCGCTGGGGATCTCCAGCCAGATGGCTGTGATGCCCGAAGCCATTGGCCCGCTCTTAGCCAAGTGCGATGGGACGCGAGACACCTCCGCCCTTGCGGCGGCCTTTCACCTGGAGACTGGCTATCCGATGACGGCCGCCCAAGCGGGCCAGATCATCGAGGGGTTGAGCCAGGGCCTGCTCTTGGACGATGAGCGCTTCAAGCAGGCTCTGGAAGAGGCGCGACGGGACTACCTGAGCAGGCCCTTCCGCCAGCCCGCCCTTACGGACAAGGTCTACCCCGCCGACCCAGGTGAGCTTGAAGCGACGATGCGGCGCTACATCCAAGAGGCGGGAGGCCGGCCGGGCACGGCCGCCTCCCGGTTCGTGGGCGTCATCTCGCCGCATATTGACTACCACCGGGGTTGGAAGACCTACGCCCAGGTGTGGAGCCAAGCGGCCCCCGCCATAGCGGAGGCGGAGCTTGTGGTCATCTTCGGCACTGACCACGCCGGGAGCGCAGGGCGGCTGACGCTGACGCGCCAGAGCTACGCCACCCCCTGGGGCATCCTGCCGACTTCGCAGGCCATCGTGAATGAGCTTGCGGAGGCCATCGGCCAGGAGCGGGCCTTTGCCGAAGAGCTGCACCACAAGAATGAACACTCCATCGAGCTGGCCGCAATCTGGCTCCACTACTTCATGCGCCCGCGCCGGTGCGAGGTGGTGCCCATCCTGTGCGGCTCCTTCCACGAGTTCATCGCGGGGATGGACGACCCGCAGAGCTACGAGCCGTTCCAGCAGGCGATGGCGGTGCTGCAGCGCGCGGCGGCGGGGAAGAGGACGGTCGTCGTCGCGGCGGCGGACCTGGCGCACGTCGGCCCCAACTTTGGGGATGCCTACCCGTGGTCGCCGCCGCTGCGGGCGGGGCTAAAGGCGACGGATGCCTCGCTGATGAACGCGGTGACGCAAGGCGACCACGCCGGCTTCTTCCAGCGGGTGAAGCAGGACTTCGACCAGCACAAGGTCTGCGGCCTGCCGCCGATCTACCTGACCTTGCGGATGCTGGATGGGGCCACAGGCCATTCCATGGGCTACGACCAGTGCCCCGCCGATGAGCAGCGGGCCAGCCTGGTCTCCATCGCCGGGGCGGTTATCGCGAAGGAGGCATCGTGA
- the purU gene encoding formyltetrahydrofolate deformylase — protein sequence MPSPKPTSKAPAKAEPVTATLLISCRDQRGIVAEVSNYIYRNSGNIVHADQHSDEEQGLFLQRIEWEMNGFGVPREGIAASFEPLAEKFGMSWRLRFSDMRPRVALLVSNQGHCLYDLIARAQMGEYKADFPVVISNHPTFKAAAESFGAEFHCLPVTPGTKAKQEEQIIRLIESKKIDLVVLARYMQILSRGFVERYPERIINIHHSFLPAFVGAKPYQQAHERGVKLIGATAHYATADLDQGPIIEQEVARVTHRDTVSDLVRKGRDLEKVTLARAVSLHLGNRVLVYGNKTVVFD from the coding sequence ATGCCGTCGCCCAAGCCAACCAGTAAAGCCCCGGCCAAGGCGGAGCCGGTCACGGCGACGCTCCTCATCTCGTGCCGCGACCAGCGGGGCATCGTCGCTGAAGTCTCGAACTATATCTATCGCAACAGCGGCAACATCGTCCATGCCGACCAGCATTCGGATGAGGAGCAGGGCCTCTTCCTTCAGCGCATCGAATGGGAGATGAACGGCTTCGGCGTCCCAAGGGAAGGCATCGCCGCCTCCTTCGAGCCGCTGGCCGAGAAGTTCGGCATGTCCTGGCGCCTGCGCTTCTCTGACATGCGGCCCAGGGTCGCGCTCCTCGTCTCCAACCAAGGCCACTGCCTGTACGACCTCATCGCCCGCGCCCAGATGGGCGAGTACAAGGCCGACTTCCCTGTGGTCATCAGCAACCACCCTACCTTCAAGGCGGCAGCTGAGAGCTTCGGCGCAGAGTTCCACTGCCTGCCCGTGACGCCGGGGACCAAGGCCAAGCAGGAAGAACAGATCATCCGGCTCATCGAGTCGAAGAAGATAGACCTTGTGGTGCTGGCCCGCTATATGCAGATCCTCAGCCGGGGCTTTGTGGAGCGCTACCCGGAGCGCATCATCAATATCCACCACTCCTTCCTGCCGGCCTTCGTGGGCGCCAAGCCCTACCAGCAGGCCCACGAGCGCGGGGTCAAGCTCATCGGCGCCACGGCCCATTACGCCACGGCCGATCTGGACCAAGGCCCCATCATCGAGCAGGAAGTGGCGCGCGTCACCCACCGCGATACGGTGAGCGACCTGGTGCGCAAGGGGCGCGACCTGGAGAAGGTGACGCTGGCGCGCGCCGTGAGCCTCCACCTGGGCAACCGCGTCCTGGTCTACGGGAACAAGACCGTGGTCTTTGACTAG
- a CDS encoding HD domain-containing protein, with translation MADGTAADYQIVMDNTRRDRPHIVGHVLELLEKLQTVNPSYQISRYHHSLQSATLAEAAGESEEYVVAALLHDIGDSVAPENHSALAAAVLQPYVSDRTHWIVLHHGLFQGYYYLHHFGKDRNLRDTFKGHDYYQACVDFCAKYDQCAFDPKMPAKALEHFLPAVKRLFAREPFSASKTAREGRSITSLGYAVAQANQ, from the coding sequence ATGGCGGACGGCACGGCCGCCGATTACCAGATCGTCATGGACAACACCCGGCGCGACCGGCCCCACATCGTCGGCCACGTCCTGGAGCTTCTGGAGAAGCTCCAGACCGTCAACCCCTCCTACCAGATCTCGCGCTACCACCACTCCCTCCAATCGGCCACCCTGGCTGAGGCGGCGGGCGAAAGCGAAGAGTACGTCGTCGCCGCCCTGCTGCATGACATCGGCGATAGCGTCGCGCCCGAGAACCACTCGGCCCTCGCGGCGGCTGTCCTCCAGCCCTACGTGAGCGACCGCACCCACTGGATCGTCCTCCACCACGGCCTCTTCCAGGGCTATTACTACCTCCACCACTTCGGCAAGGACCGCAACCTGCGCGATACCTTCAAAGGCCACGACTATTACCAGGCCTGCGTGGACTTCTGCGCCAAGTACGACCAGTGCGCCTTTGACCCCAAGATGCCCGCCAAGGCCCTGGAACACTTCCTCCCTGCGGTGAAGCGCCTCTTCGCCCGGGAGCCATTCTCCGCCTCCAAGACCGCCCGCGAAGGGCGCAGCATCACCAGCCTTGGCTATGCCGTCGCCCAAGCCAACCAGTAA
- a CDS encoding DUF2442 domain-containing protein, with the protein MPSAVMARVLNDALTAQLSDGRTVSAPLAWYPRLEHAASKERANWRLIGKGRGIHWPDLDEDISVEGLLAGRHSGESQASFKRWLEARAKRR; encoded by the coding sequence ATGCCAAGTGCCGTCATGGCCAGGGTTCTGAACGATGCGCTCACCGCTCAACTGAGCGATGGGCGCACCGTCTCCGCGCCTCTGGCCTGGTACCCCCGGCTGGAGCATGCCGCTTCAAAGGAGCGCGCCAACTGGCGGCTCATCGGCAAGGGCCGGGGCATCCACTGGCCTGACTTGGATGAAGACATCAGCGTGGAGGGCCTGCTTGCCGGTCGCCACTCCGGCGAAAGCCAGGCTTCCTTCAAACGCTGGCTTGAGGCAAGGGCTAAGCGAAGGTAA
- a CDS encoding 50S ribosomal protein L7/L12 → MAATKEEIFDGIKGLTIMDVAWLVQQLEKEFGVSAAAPVAVAAAPAAGAAAAAPAEEKTTFTVTLKEAGPNKINVIKAVREVTNLGLKEAKDLVEGAPKPVKENVDKAGAEDAKKKLEAAGAVVTIS, encoded by the coding sequence ATGGCCGCAACGAAGGAAGAGATTTTCGATGGCATCAAGGGCCTCACCATCATGGACGTAGCCTGGCTCGTGCAGCAGCTGGAGAAGGAGTTCGGCGTCTCCGCCGCCGCGCCCGTCGCCGTGGCCGCCGCCCCTGCCGCCGGCGCCGCTGCTGCCGCCCCCGCTGAGGAGAAGACGACCTTCACCGTCACCCTCAAGGAGGCCGGCCCCAACAAGATCAACGTCATCAAGGCCGTCCGCGAGGTCACGAACCTGGGCCTCAAGGAAGCCAAGGACCTGGTTGAGGGCGCCCCCAAGCCGGTCAAGGAGAACGTGGACAAGGCCGGCGCTGAAGACGCCAAGAAGAAGCTCGAGGCCGCAGGCGCCGTCGTCACCATCAGCTAG
- a CDS encoding 50S ribosomal protein L10, which translates to MVAREEEIGYTTYWPSCSRQRGAQALIIPPRQEGARTEASRRLLLRPVSHSTGRFYLEARMPTQEKAEQIAMLEEKLKKATIVLSAEYRGLTVKDVSELRRQLRKKKIEYIVAKRTLVRIAADKVGKKGLDKVMKGPTALVIGYGDVNEPAKIVTDHIAATKIPLTVHGGVMDGQVLDQGGVKALAALPPKPVLIAKMMGSMKSPLYGLVHGLSFHTAGLARVLEGRRKQLEAAAPKAS; encoded by the coding sequence ATGGTCGCCCGCGAAGAAGAAATCGGCTATACTACATACTGGCCATCGTGCTCAAGACAGCGGGGGGCGCAAGCCTTAATCATCCCGCCGAGGCAAGAAGGCGCACGGACGGAAGCTTCACGAAGGCTTTTGCTGCGCCCTGTGTCTCACAGCACAGGGCGCTTTTATTTGGAGGCAAGGATGCCGACGCAGGAAAAAGCAGAACAGATCGCGATGCTGGAAGAGAAGCTGAAGAAGGCGACCATCGTCCTCTCAGCTGAGTACCGCGGCCTCACGGTGAAGGACGTTTCCGAGCTGCGCCGCCAGCTTCGCAAGAAAAAGATCGAATACATCGTCGCCAAGCGGACCCTGGTCCGCATCGCCGCCGATAAGGTGGGCAAGAAGGGCCTGGATAAGGTGATGAAGGGCCCCACGGCTCTCGTCATCGGCTACGGCGATGTGAACGAACCCGCCAAAATCGTCACGGACCACATCGCCGCCACCAAGATCCCGCTCACCGTCCACGGTGGCGTGATGGACGGACAGGTGCTGGACCAAGGCGGCGTGAAGGCCCTGGCCGCGCTTCCGCCCAAGCCGGTGCTCATCGCCAAGATGATGGGGAGCATGAAGAGCCCCCTATACGGCCTGGTCCACGGCCTCAGCTTCCACACCGCGGGGCTCGCCCGCGTGCTGGAAGGCCGCCGCAAGCAGCTGGAGGCCGCCGCGCCCAAGGCATCGTAA
- a CDS encoding 50S ribosomal protein L1, translating into MAIAHGKKYRESLKQIDKAKRYAPKEAVALAKKTSSAKFDAGVQLHMTLGADPKQADQQVRGTASLPHGLGKTIRVMAFVGGELVRAAKDAGADHIGDDETIAKIEGGWSDFEVAIATPDMMTKVAKLGRVLGRKGLMPNAKSGTVVQPQDIAKAIGEAKRGRVEFRLDRSGAIHAVIGKVSFDEQKLLDNMGAVMEAVMQAKPAAIKGVYVTRASLNANMAPAIRLDIPALTSLKAK; encoded by the coding sequence ATGGCAATCGCACACGGCAAGAAATATCGAGAATCCCTCAAGCAGATAGACAAGGCCAAGCGCTATGCGCCCAAGGAGGCTGTGGCCCTAGCCAAGAAGACCTCCTCGGCCAAGTTCGATGCGGGCGTCCAGCTGCACATGACCCTGGGCGCCGATCCCAAGCAGGCCGATCAGCAGGTGCGCGGCACCGCCTCCCTGCCCCACGGGCTGGGCAAGACCATCCGCGTCATGGCCTTCGTCGGCGGCGAGTTGGTTCGCGCCGCTAAGGACGCCGGCGCCGATCACATCGGCGACGACGAGACCATCGCGAAGATCGAAGGCGGCTGGTCTGACTTCGAAGTCGCCATCGCCACGCCGGATATGATGACCAAGGTGGCCAAGCTCGGCCGCGTCCTGGGCCGCAAGGGCCTCATGCCCAACGCCAAGTCCGGCACCGTGGTTCAGCCCCAGGACATCGCCAAGGCCATCGGCGAAGCCAAGCGCGGCCGCGTGGAATTCCGCCTGGATCGCTCCGGCGCCATCCATGCTGTCATCGGCAAGGTCAGCTTTGACGAGCAGAAGCTCCTGGACAACATGGGCGCCGTGATGGAGGCCGTGATGCAGGCCAAGCCCGCCGCCATCAAGGGCGTCTATGTCACCCGCGCCAGCCTGAACGCCAACATGGCCCCCGCCATCAGGCTCGATATCCCCGCCCTCACTTCGCTCAAGGCGAAGTAA
- the rplK gene encoding 50S ribosomal protein L11 → MAKEVSAIVKVQLEAGKATPAPPLGPALGQHGVNIMQFVKDYNARTAQMAGQVIPAEITIYKDRSFTFVTKTPPASALIKKAAGVEKGSGLSGREKAGVITKTKVKEIAELKLKDLNANDVAAAEKIIAGTARSMGITVQ, encoded by the coding sequence ATGGCTAAAGAAGTATCCGCAATCGTGAAGGTTCAGCTGGAGGCCGGCAAGGCCACTCCGGCGCCGCCCCTGGGCCCCGCCTTGGGCCAGCACGGCGTGAACATCATGCAGTTCGTCAAGGACTACAACGCCCGCACGGCGCAGATGGCGGGACAGGTCATCCCCGCCGAAATCACCATCTATAAGGACCGCAGCTTCACCTTCGTCACCAAGACGCCCCCCGCCTCCGCCCTCATCAAGAAGGCCGCCGGCGTGGAGAAGGGCTCCGGCCTCTCCGGCCGCGAAAAGGCCGGCGTCATCACCAAGACCAAGGTGAAGGAGATCGCGGAGCTGAAGCTGAAGGACCTCAACGCGAACGATGTAGCCGCCGCTGAGAAGATCATCGCCGGCACGGCCCGCTCCATGGGCATCACCGTTCAATAA
- the nusG gene encoding transcription termination/antitermination protein NusG, giving the protein MAEQIEQNQAVELPKDKDVRWYVIHTYSGYEDRVKKNLDQRVLTMDVKDKIFSVVVPTEDEIEIRDGQRRTVAKKVFPGYILVNMKMDDASWYVVRNTPGVTGFVGHGNKPVPLEDAEVKAILKQMEAEAPRVKVGFQKGQSVRITDGPFAEFIGTVDELYPDKGKVRVLLSFFGRETPVELDNLQIEKL; this is encoded by the coding sequence ATGGCAGAGCAGATAGAGCAGAACCAGGCGGTTGAACTGCCCAAGGATAAGGATGTGCGATGGTACGTCATCCACACCTACTCGGGCTATGAGGACCGCGTCAAGAAGAACCTTGACCAGCGCGTCCTGACGATGGATGTGAAGGACAAGATCTTCAGCGTGGTGGTTCCCACGGAAGACGAGATCGAGATCCGGGACGGCCAGCGCCGCACCGTGGCCAAGAAGGTCTTCCCCGGCTATATCCTGGTTAATATGAAGATGGACGATGCCAGCTGGTACGTGGTGCGCAATACGCCCGGCGTGACCGGCTTTGTGGGCCACGGCAACAAGCCGGTGCCCCTGGAGGACGCCGAAGTGAAGGCGATCCTCAAGCAGATGGAGGCGGAGGCGCCCCGCGTCAAGGTGGGCTTCCAGAAAGGCCAGAGCGTCCGCATCACCGATGGTCCCTTCGCGGAGTTCATCGGCACCGTGGACGAGCTCTATCCGGACAAGGGCAAGGTCCGCGTCTTGCTCTCCTTCTTCGGCCGTGAGACGCCGGTGGAGCTGGACAACCTGCAGATCGAAAAGCTGTAA
- the secE gene encoding preprotein translocase subunit SecE: MTTRPGRESSSPASIIPKNAAGSPFGFIRDTVAEIRRVTWPTREEATRLTVMVVTVSLVVGLVLGLFDIGFSNLVRKVFI; the protein is encoded by the coding sequence ATGACCACGCGCCCCGGCCGCGAAAGCTCATCGCCCGCCTCCATCATCCCCAAGAATGCCGCGGGCTCACCCTTCGGCTTCATCCGGGACACCGTGGCGGAGATCCGGCGCGTCACCTGGCCCACCAGGGAAGAGGCCACGCGCCTCACCGTGATGGTCGTCACCGTCTCCCTTGTGGTGGGCCTCGTCCTCGGCCTCTTCGATATCGGCTTCTCAAACCTCGTCAGGAAGGTCTTCATCTAG
- the rpmG gene encoding 50S ribosomal protein L33 encodes MAKKGENRVIITLACTDCKERSYSTEKNKRNDSGRLERNKFCPRCRTHKMHREVR; translated from the coding sequence ATGGCGAAAAAAGGCGAAAACAGGGTCATCATCACCCTGGCGTGCACGGACTGCAAAGAGCGCTCCTACAGCACGGAGAAGAACAAGCGTAACGATAGCGGACGCTTGGAGCGGAACAAGTTCTGCCCCCGGTGCCGCACCCACAAGATGCACCGAGAGGTGCGGTAG
- the tuf gene encoding elongation factor Tu yields the protein MAKQKFERTKPHVNVGTIGHIDHGKTSLTSAITKVLELKGQAKQKSYADIAKGGVVRDASKILTVAISHVEYETDSRHYAHVDCPGHADYIKNMITGAAQMDGAILVVSAPDGPMPQTREHILLARQVQVPAVVVFINKVDLMEDKELLELVELEVKDLLNKYKFPGDKIPFIRGSALKVLQSASKDPKAPEYKCIMDLMDAVDKNIPLPQRPKDKPFLMPVEDVFGIKGRGTVVTGRIERGTVKVGEEIEIIGFGESKKRVVTGVEMFHKSLDEGEAGDAVGLLVRGVEREDVERGQVLAKPGSITPHTEAKAEVYVLSKEEGGRHTPFFTGYKPQFYIRTMDITGEIKLPDGVEMVMPGDNITMDVKLISPVAMEEGLRFAIREGGRTVAAGVFTKITK from the coding sequence ATGGCTAAGCAGAAGTTTGAGAGAACGAAACCGCACGTGAACGTCGGCACCATCGGCCACATTGACCATGGCAAGACGTCGCTCACCTCTGCCATCACCAAGGTCCTTGAGCTCAAGGGCCAGGCGAAGCAGAAGAGCTACGCCGATATCGCCAAGGGCGGCGTGGTGCGGGATGCCTCCAAGATCCTCACGGTGGCCATCTCCCACGTGGAGTATGAGACGGATAGCCGCCACTACGCCCACGTGGACTGCCCCGGCCATGCCGATTACATCAAGAACATGATCACCGGCGCGGCCCAGATGGACGGCGCCATCCTGGTGGTCAGCGCGCCGGACGGCCCCATGCCCCAGACGCGCGAGCACATCCTCCTGGCCCGCCAAGTGCAGGTGCCGGCCGTCGTGGTCTTTATCAACAAGGTGGACCTGATGGAGGACAAAGAGCTCCTGGAGCTCGTGGAGCTGGAGGTCAAGGACCTGCTGAACAAGTACAAGTTCCCCGGGGATAAGATCCCCTTCATCCGCGGCAGCGCCCTCAAGGTGCTCCAGAGCGCCTCCAAAGACCCAAAGGCCCCCGAGTACAAGTGCATCATGGACCTTATGGACGCCGTGGATAAGAACATCCCCCTGCCCCAGCGCCCCAAGGACAAGCCCTTCCTGATGCCTGTGGAAGACGTCTTCGGCATCAAGGGCCGCGGCACCGTGGTCACGGGGCGCATCGAACGCGGCACCGTGAAGGTGGGCGAAGAAATCGAGATCATCGGCTTCGGCGAAAGCAAGAAGCGTGTCGTCACCGGCGTCGAGATGTTCCACAAGTCGCTGGACGAAGGCGAAGCGGGCGATGCCGTGGGTCTCCTGGTCCGCGGCGTGGAGCGCGAGGATGTGGAGCGCGGCCAGGTGCTGGCCAAGCCCGGCAGCATCACGCCCCACACGGAGGCCAAGGCGGAGGTCTACGTCCTCAGCAAGGAAGAGGGCGGCCGCCACACGCCGTTCTTCACCGGCTATAAGCCCCAGTTCTACATCCGCACCATGGACATCACCGGCGAGATCAAGCTCCCGGATGGCGTGGAGATGGTGATGCCCGGCGATAACATCACCATGGATGTGAAGCTCATCTCCCCCGTTGCGATGGAAGAGGGCCTGCGCTTTGCCATCCGCGAAGGCGGCCGCACGGTGGCCGCGGGCGTCTTCACCAAGATCACCAAGTAA